In the genome of Microplitis demolitor isolate Queensland-Clemson2020A chromosome 5, iyMicDemo2.1a, whole genome shotgun sequence, the window CATGAGAGATTTAATGGAAAAGGATACTATTATTCTTGGGCAGATCCAAGGACAGCTGGTCAAGAAGTTGACTGGTTATCTGGAAGAAATTTCTGTAGGCAACGTTGCATGGACCTAATTTCATTGGAGActtataaagaaaatgaatttattaaaagtcgTATAGTccaaagtaatttatttattatttattatttattattattaataggctatttaaaaatttattcaatattattataaataaatttttttttcttagacaAGGTCAAGTATATATGGACTTCTGGACGTTTATGTGACTTTAATGGATGCGATCGTCCTGATCTTCaaccattaaatataaatgggTGGTTTTGGACTGCTGAATTACAAAAACTTGCACCTACAACTGATCGTAATCAAAACGATTGGTCTGAAAGTGGAGggtaatgttaatttttactaatttatatggatatattaaaaatttaataagataaataaatactatggTTAAACGTTTAAaacgaaagaataaaaaattgatttttgtttttttagcaTTGGTAAGCCTCAACCAGATAATCGTGAAGCAATCCAGGGTGGAGCACCAGAAAATTGTCTAGCAGTACTTAATCAATTTTACAACGATGGAGTTAATTGGCACGATGTCGCTTGTCATCATAAGAAACCCTGGGTTTGCGAAGAAAATGATTCACTCCTTAAATACGTTAGATACACTAATCCAAATCTCAGagtataatcataattaaattttaaaaataataataaaccttaataatgataattatctatttatattatgTCAACGGctaatcatcaatgaagcagCCGTAGAAAccgtctatttatttaattttattattattattattttcttttttttaaattttcgtattcttattaataaatgaaaattatgagtatatttagaaaagaaaaaaaaatatatatatatatgtatatccaGAGGGTGAAATCACCCCTCAAAGTTTAGGCTCCAAAAGggtgtttttcaaaatttgcatATTTTCAGTTTGAATAATCAAATAGAAACAAGGGCATCATTTTCGgagtgaaaaattatgaaaaatgcCTTTAGTTtcataataaagtaataaattgaacGAAAGGGTTAAAATTCacaaaactttaataaaaaaaatgtatacaatGGATTTCAACGAAATCAACGGCATATATCATATACGGGGTTATATCATTAATACTGAAttatttgcataaaaaaattattaattagtgtgTAGATAaaccattaaatatataataaaatgtatgtatatttttttttcctttttaataaaaacgatttattgtagcaataaaaatatatatttacaaaaattattgttaataatttatattaattatatggaggggtgtaaaaaaaattatttttttccctctatcattattatatggtagccaaattttgttttaactgGAGGATCGGTGTATACTGGATTGGCTAGAGTAGATACAGGTAAAGCAAAAGCTGCATCTTGAAATGGGCCAACCATCGATCCTCTAGTCATCCATCCAAGATCtccctatatttttttaatcatttaattatttaattatttaattataataataaagttgaaaaaattttaattattaacagtttgagataataaaattgtacatACTCCTGAACGAGCTTTATCTTCACTGTACGTAGCGgctatttcattaaatttttgtccagcttttaatttttccaaagcttcgataatttttgattgctTTTCACACAAAATGTGTCTAAccttgttttaaaattttattatttataattataaatatatttatttattatataattattattttaattttcattacctTTATAGAGGTGCCtccttttttttcactttttcctTTATCACTTTCATCACTATTTTTTGTTGACTTTCCTGATTTTGATCCACTTGTTTTTTTTGGtggcattattattattcctatATACCTTAATTTTCTTCTATTATTGTTGATtgtatctataaatttatattgaaatgcCGTATTTGAGGTTatctacataaattaaaaaaaaaaacgaaatccCTAATGAGAAATGTAAATaagtagtgaaaaaaaaatttattttagagaaTTTACGCAAGGGGACCAAAATAGTGTAAAGTGGAGGAAATTACTTTAATCtctttattctaaataaaaataataaagagatAATCGAATTAGCAGGTAGAGTACGGTAGTTTTTATCATCAGTTTTTACTATCAGATCAGTTCTTATTGTGTAACTAAATTAATATACTGAAGTTCGCCAAcgtctaataataataataataataataataataataataataataataataataataattatggcgtttttttttaacaataaaatataaagaaaaaaaaaaaaatacataaattgaaaaaatcgccactgtaatttttaaaattttctacgtgtgcatatttttattttttatttttttgtaattggtttgttgaaaaaaaaaaattcgaaaattactaattgtttgctaacttcaggatcatactAAACTATACAGTCTAGGTATACTAGGTATGGTATAGTCCGGGatttacaaattaatgttACCAACAGTTTTTTGGTggtaagtgaaaaaaaataataataaaatctccTTCGAAGAAAATTTTAGTGGGTAAAGATTACACAAAAATACCATGTAAGCAtctattttagattttaattaaaaaaagttgaagtaTTTGCATTTGAGCATTATTGCATCCATTGTacctaaatatatacaatagtaTAGGTATTTATCACCATCATCACGAAGCATCCGCAGCGCCATCGAACCAGCGCATAGCTTAGGAATATCAGTAATAATATTGGTATAATCATAATCAGTTTTGATCTTTCAATTAGTCTGCGTTAgtttgaacaaaataaaaaaaccaagtttttattattgataaaaaaaaaaattttaattaaaaataatagaagaaTGTCATCAGTACTAGTTCCGGAAATTCCTGCTCCAGGATTTTCTTTTGATTTATGTAAAAggtaaacatatataataactaaattataaCCATAAcctgatttaattttgtttttgaatacTGCtgtgtcatttaaatttttaatcacttggtttgttaaataattaataatatttatttaaaccaattTATAGAAATGAATTATTGGCTAAAAAAGGATATGCGGCACCAAAAGCTCAAAAAACCGGTACTACAATCGTCgggataatttataaagacGGTGTAATTCTTGGTGCTGATACTCGTGCTACTTCTGGTACAATAGTAGCTGATAAAAACTGTTCGAAAATTCACTTTCTGtctcaaaatatttagtaagtatttttatatttttttaagtatctaatttattaataataataataataataattattattattatttaatttagctGTTGCGGAGCTGGTACAGCAGCAGATACTGAAAAAACAACAGAAATGATAGCAAGTCAGTTAGAATTACATCGTCTAAATACAGGACGTGTACCACGAGTTGTAACAGCTAATAGAATGCTAAAACAGCATTTATTTCGTCATCAAGGACACATTGGTGCTGCTCTAGTACTTGGAGGTGTTGACATTGATGGTCCACATTTGTATGCTATTTTTCCTCATGGTTCTAGTGAAAATTACATGTTTACTACTATGGGATCTGGTTCTTTAGCTGCAATGGCTGTATTTGAAAGCCGATGGAGACCTGGATTAACTGTaattcttttctttattattattattttaattttttttcataaattttttaaatatttaaataattattcaatttaacaaaataaataggAAGAAGAAGGAAAAGAATTAGTAGCAGACGCAATTCGTGCTGGAGTCTTCAATGATTTGGGATCAGGTTCCAATGTTGATATTTGTGTGATACGCAATAACGAAGTACGTGGTGGAGTATTTGATTCTCGTAGCGTTGATTATATTCGTCCGTATGATATTGCTAATGAAAAAGGTAAACGTCAAGGTTCTTATCGTTATAAACGTGGTACAACAGCTGTTCTTGATAAATCAGTGCGCCCAATTGTCATTGAACATGAAGCTATACGTAAAATTGAGTTGGAATCAATGGATACAtcatcttaaaaataatacattatttttattaataaatatataccaatacatcaaatttttcatctttcttttcttttttttttgtcttttatctatatataattaatcgatttgaataaagttattatggaaaaataaacattaacaaatgatatatatatatatatatatatatatttatttattttttaattatattatatctaagtataaagaataattaatttaaaataaaccagcCGCTTGTTTAAGCCGTTGTTGTCTCCATGCTGGCAATTTATTAAACTCTACAggattcattttaaaaacagATACAAAATCGTCATAAGTTAAAtgcatttcttttttaaaaaaatcgatgccATTTGGCAAATTATCTGGttcactttttaatatttttaatggatatttaatataagcatcaaaatttgatgatggattattatcattattattattattattaccagaataataattgattgaataGCTGTTGTGATAATTATTCTGAATATTTTGTAGTCCTTGTAAATTCTGTAACGATAAACGATACTCATCAAATGAACGATAATCACGTAAGTAATTATGATTCCAATTATCAAATAATCCAGTAAAAGTTGGTGGTTCTTGACCCTGTCGTATTATTGATATTGGAGTATTACGATCACGACTAGCAGGatgagtatataaaaatatttctgcgtcttgaagatattttttaaaattatttttttcacagagATTGCCAACCCATACCCAAATCATTGTTTCTGAATCTAAAAGCCATATAGCTTCGGGTATGAGAGTGGATTGTGAAAAACCTATTATCTCTTTAccgacaaattttttgttgataacaTTACAGTGATACATGTATTTATCTGTTTGTTCTGGTACTTGTGACATTTCTGTTCCATACTTTCCTTTGCCtaagatatttaataataataataataataataataataataataattgttattgttatttacataaaaatatttacctccTAATTGAATCCAAAATTCATCATTTTCTTTACCCTCGGAAATTAAGGGTGTTGATATTGGTACAAGCCGTCGTGATGCTTCGCGTAAGTCACCAGTACTTTTTCCACCACACCAAACAATTGGtgaatcagaaaataaaataaaaacaccagTGGAATCTAATGAACTTGCTCTTAACGGGCGCTCTATGGCTTTTGATGTATAAGATATTGATCCAAATACTcgtaatagatatttttttggcgctataatatcaataaaaataaatttaatttaataatttttaaaaattaataaattaataatattattattatttaatttattacgagTTTCTTGGTGATTGCCAGCAAGAATACATAATTTTCCGTcgtaaatttgtaataaatgcGCAGGTTCTCGTCCTTGTGATGCTTTTATCAGTTGTCCGGATGTCTCATCAGCTAATTTACATGCAAAATCTAATGCAGCATCTCTATCATCACTTAATGAGTGTGCTCCTTCCCAacaataaatctaaaaaaaaaaaaaaatatgtatacattttattattgtaatataattttattttattttatacttacaattgatttttctttacGTCTATTACCATAAATATATCTCATTACATAACAAGCACCAGCGTAAAAAAATCCccaagattttgaattttcataaattttgaccatatcatttttactaacacgccagattattttttttccagtacCATCATCAACAAGCTGACATTCAGCTGATAATTTAGGTCTTTCATTCATATAATCTTGATCAAAAGACGTTTGTAGAATAAGCGGACGAATTTGTGTAGTTTCCCAaggacgaaaaattttttttatttctttgggTTCATAATTTTCTAGAGCACGTGCAACAGGTACACAACAACtataacctttttttttaataaaacctCTTACATTCCTTATAGCTTCTAATTTTTCTCTAGCATCAACATCATTTCCTATCCATGCCCAAACACCAGCTTCACCTTgatcaattataaataccgCTGAAGATGTCAAATCATTGCGGAAAATTGGTCctgattttaattcaacaacttTATATTTACCCGACTGTTGACTGCATTTGTAAAGTTTTACaggagaaaatatataataatgtttatCCTGATGATAAGGAATAACAGAacgtatttttaaatccaatatactattaaataatCGTCTATCATCATCAGGTAACGTTTGTTCATAACCATcatcaacaattattattttattattattattatttttacgtgaTTCTATAATATCTATTGCGTGACGACGATGTAGTGCTGTAGATGCTGAACCAacccaaataaataatactccaAGTGATTGAGTGTCTATAATCATAACATCGGTCGATGAAAAACTTGACCATGTTATTGATTCCAGTTGATTTATTATAGGTATTGATAATCCACTAACACGATGTAATTTTACAGGTGAATTATCAAAATGTCCATACTCTATTGTAAGTCCGTGACGAAAATATCCAAGGAATCGTGAACTCTCACGGCCTTCGGACTCACGAAATAAAAGTGTTGCATTTATTTGTGCGTCTAATTCAGCAGTTCGAAGGGCTGCTGCTCCAGATATGCTTGAATCACATTTATTTCCAATCCAAAAATGTATCGTACGTATTAcatttgttgtttttatttctttaagctaaaaaaaattttattattattaaaattaaatcattttttcataactattaCAATAgtcaaaactttttaatactttaaatagcttttttgatagaaaaaaaaatttaatttataaatatatttactggAATTCCAGGATAAGGAAGTTCACTGTCTTTTGACGAAACAGCATAAATGATATACGCTGaatcagataaaaaatatcctaTTTTATTTCGTGGTACAGATATTGCTTGTAAGccctaaaattaaaaaaaaatattaaatattttattaatttattaattatgaataataatatataaaagaaaatacttGAATTTTCCAGACAAAAAAGGctgtcatattttttgttacattGCGAAATGCATCACTTCCAGAGTCTTCAGAGAAACTTTGATGATCATCCTGACGGAACCGtgatttaaacattttttaaatttatttatttaattatttaagaaaaaaaaaaaaaacttaataaaaattaaattttttatttagtataagtatattaactaaaataatataatgatgaaACAAACTAATTGCAAATACACAACAGAAacagaaagaaaaaagtaaaaatatatctacacaattgttatttattgtttaaaattttttaaatataatattttacgcGTTTAATGTTATACAAAATTTGCTACACATCTCTGATTTTTATGTGCTAAATCACAAACCTATATTTTACTTAagcataattattataatttctatttttttttttttttttttttaatttttattaaacaaaacaaaaattaattaattaattatattatttatttattaacaaaacttACTCGTTTACTTAAACTCATCatcataaaaagaaaaaaaacaaagtaatatttataattgtatatgCAATAACAAcactaaagaaaataatattgatgatGATAGTTTAAGAGTCAGTTTATTACTAAAAGACGGGTTGTAGGTTGTAGgtatttgtaatttgtaatctGTAAtgtgtaatataataaaaagtaattgttaaaaaagaaACCATATGAGTCCGGAAATGGGTCCGGAACTCAAAGCAGCCATCCATGACTAACAGGTAACAGGCAACAGGCACCTACTCGtaaatacacacatacatttaCATAAAACATTACAATATAtaccaacaataattaaatacatcaacttttctttttactctttatattattttttttttgcttacaTATGGCATGACCCACAGACATACGTTTATTATCAAACGCACTTGCTATGTTATATTTTCTCgatctttttttattgttttgaaaaaaattttttactcatgtTTACTAGCACATTCAACAACTCACCATCTCACTAATTGagaaattcataattatattaaaaaatgatttaaaaaaatttttttttattttttaaattgaaaagaaaaaaattatagagatTATGtattatgtttaaataaaaaaatgaaaatatatcacTATACTGGAAAAAAGAATCACGTATATAACTATGGAAATCAGTGCGTCTTGAacgtaaatgtaaaaataatgaatcaaaATCACTTATACGTTTTCCATCACTTATTTGTCCATTTGACAATCTatcacacaaaaaaattaaataactataaaaattattattattattattatcgtcaatgcctttaaaattaattttttataatcaattctttcatatatataaattttttaattttttttttattgtaacatatatttatatttttacatttaataaattctattttattacataagatatatgtacttataatattgttatattaaatgcttgacatattttatttactattatttattattttattaaaaaattaaattattcaaattttagatttacgttttttttctttgtgttatttttttaaatcaaaggttaataataaaaataaattataaaataatttaaccacattttttaatgaattgagGTTCAATTTGAGCTTCAGAATCAGTGTCATGTGAATCAACTTTTTCACCTACTTCAAATCGTGCAAAGTCAATAACTTGAGCTTGAGCAGCTAGCAAAGCTTGTTGTACAATAATATTTGgatctaataaatattcttgataaataaGTGTTGATTCATCGTCAGCATTTGGTTTCGGTTCATCGACATCTGGCTGTCCAATTTTACAAGGATTCATTcctgataattataataaaaattattattattattattattattattattattattattattattattattattattattattattattattattattatgtgatATCACCTATAATATGTTGACAAAGCTGTATGCCCAGTAATTTGTTGGTTGGTGATGATTTAAAAGCCAATAAAGCACCATATTTACCAAAAGAAACTGGCAAAGAATTTACGGGTGTTGGATGTGTGCACCCAACCAACTGTAAATCTTTATTAACATTCATACAGAGTGcacgttttataaatatattttctccAATACTTCCAATAGTTAATGCCACATGGTcagctaaattttttccatcacCTGTAGATATACCTTTAAGCATTTCGGCGtccaatattattttgttaacatCATCAGTGATTGTTAAATCTGATGAATATTTAACAATAGATGCAACTACTGTTTCAGCGAGACCATGAAATGTTTTATTACGTGCTACAAAATCTGtttcacaatttatttcaacCAATGCACCATGATTTTTATTCACCATCACTGCTACCAATCCTTGAGATGTTGATCTACCTTTAAGCTTTTCAGCCTTTGACCATCCTAAAGCTTGAGCTTGTTGCTTTAACCATAATTCTGCCTATTAacacattgtttttttttattattatttttttattttaactaataataataataataaaaataacaatatttatattatactaACCTTACCAAGATCATTGTCATGTAATTCTAATGCTTTTTTACAATTGACAAATGTATATCCTGTTTTCTTACGTAGTTTTTCCAATAAGCTTTTGCTCGATGATTGCCACAATGATGAACCAGTTGTTAAATAACGACAAAGCCGGCTTGAGTTCA includes:
- the LOC103575253 gene encoding elongation factor Ts, mitochondrial isoform X2, whose translation is MNSSRLCRYLTTGSSLWQSSSKSLLEKLRKKTGYTFVNCKKALELHDNDLGKAELWLKQQAQALGWSKAEKLKGRSTSQGLVAVMVNKNHGALVEINCETDFVARNKTFHGLAETVVASIVKYSSDLTITDDVNKIILDAEMLKGISTGDGKNLADHVALTIGSIGENIFIKRALCMNVNKDLQLVGCTHPTPVNSLPVSFGKYGALLAFKSSPTNKLLGIQLCQHIIGMNPCKIGQPDVDEPKPNADDESTLIYQEYLLDPNIIVQQALLAAQAQVIDFARFEVGEKVDSHDTDSEAQIEPQFIKKCG
- the LOC103575251 gene encoding proteasome subunit beta type-7; this translates as MSSVLVPEIPAPGFSFDLCKRNELLAKKGYAAPKAQKTGTTIVGIIYKDGVILGADTRATSGTIVADKNCSKIHFLSQNIYCCGAGTAADTEKTTEMIASQLELHRLNTGRVPRVVTANRMLKQHLFRHQGHIGAALVLGGVDIDGPHLYAIFPHGSSENYMFTTMGSGSLAAMAVFESRWRPGLTEEEGKELVADAIRAGVFNDLGSGSNVDICVIRNNEVRGGVFDSRSVDYIRPYDIANEKGKRQGSYRYKRGTTAVLDKSVRPIVIEHEAIRKIELESMDTSS
- the LOC103575249 gene encoding peptidyl-prolyl cis-trans isomerase NIMA-interacting 4; protein product: MPPKKTSGSKSGKSTKNSDESDKGKSEKKGGTSIKVRHILCEKQSKIIEALEKLKAGQKFNEIAATYSEDKARSGGDLGWMTRGSMVGPFQDAAFALPVSTLANPVYTDPPVKTKFGYHIIMIEGKK
- the LOC103575253 gene encoding elongation factor Ts, mitochondrial isoform X1 translates to MFQMNSSRLCRYLTTGSSLWQSSSKSLLEKLRKKTGYTFVNCKKALELHDNDLGKAELWLKQQAQALGWSKAEKLKGRSTSQGLVAVMVNKNHGALVEINCETDFVARNKTFHGLAETVVASIVKYSSDLTITDDVNKIILDAEMLKGISTGDGKNLADHVALTIGSIGENIFIKRALCMNVNKDLQLVGCTHPTPVNSLPVSFGKYGALLAFKSSPTNKLLGIQLCQHIIGMNPCKIGQPDVDEPKPNADDESTLIYQEYLLDPNIIVQQALLAAQAQVIDFARFEVGEKVDSHDTDSEAQIEPQFIKKCG
- the LOC103575252 gene encoding villin-like protein quail, translated to MMMSLSKRDDHQSFSEDSGSDAFRNVTKNMTAFFVWKIQGLQAISVPRNKIGYFLSDSAYIIYAVSSKDSELPYPGIPLKEIKTTNVIRTIHFWIGNKCDSSISGAAALRTAELDAQINATLLFRESEGRESSRFLGYFRHGLTIEYGHFDNSPVKLHRVSGLSIPIINQLESITWSSFSSTDVMIIDTQSLGVLFIWVGSASTALHRRHAIDIIESRKNNNNNKIIIVDDGYEQTLPDDDRRLFNSILDLKIRSVIPYHQDKHYYIFSPVKLYKCSQQSGKYKVVELKSGPIFRNDLTSSAVFIIDQGEAGVWAWIGNDVDAREKLEAIRNVRGFIKKKGYSCCVPVARALENYEPKEIKKIFRPWETTQIRPLILQTSFDQDYMNERPKLSAECQLVDDGTGKKIIWRVSKNDMVKIYENSKSWGFFYAGACYVMRYIYGNRRKEKSIIYCWEGAHSLSDDRDAALDFACKLADETSGQLIKASQGREPAHLLQIYDGKLCILAGNHQETPPKKYLLRVFGSISYTSKAIERPLRASSLDSTGVFILFSDSPIVWCGGKSTGDLREASRRLVPISTPLISEGKENDEFWIQLGGKGKYGTEMSQVPEQTDKYMYHCNVINKKFVGKEIIGFSQSTLIPEAIWLLDSETMIWVWVGNLCEKNNFKKYLQDAEIFLYTHPASRDRNTPISIIRQGQEPPTFTGLFDNWNHNYLRDYRSFDEYRLSLQNLQGLQNIQNNYHNSYSINYYSGNNNNNNDNNPSSNFDAYIKYPLKILKSEPDNLPNGIDFFKKEMHLTYDDFVSVFKMNPVEFNKLPAWRQQRLKQAAGLF
- the LOC103575248 gene encoding uncharacterized protein LOC103575248, which codes for MWRFIILGVLIAAATGQFQAQPSGRILEPPIPPLCAQRTIHERFNGKGYYYSWADPRTAGQEVDWLSGRNFCRQRCMDLISLETYKENEFIKSRIVQNKVKYIWTSGRLCDFNGCDRPDLQPLNINGWFWTAELQKLAPTTDRNQNDWSESGGIGKPQPDNREAIQGGAPENCLAVLNQFYNDGVNWHDVACHHKKPWVCEENDSLLKYVRYTNPNLRV